The Arachis hypogaea cultivar Tifrunner chromosome 19, arahy.Tifrunner.gnm2.J5K5, whole genome shotgun sequence genome has a window encoding:
- the LOC112776847 gene encoding probable histone H2B.3, whose translation MAKGEKKPAEKKPAEKAPAEKTKAEKKIPKDASSGDKKKKKKAKSVETYKIYIFKVLKQVHPDIGISSKAMGIMNSFINDIFEKLAQESSRLARYNKKPTITSREIQTAVRLVLPGELAKHAVSEGTKAVTKFTSS comes from the coding sequence ATGGCAAAGGGCGAAAAGAAACCGGCGGAGAAGAAGCCAGCGGAGAAGGCACCGGCGGAGAAAACCAAGGCGGAGAAGAAGATCCCGAAGGACGCGTCCTCCGgcgataagaagaagaagaagaaggcgaaGAGCGTTGAGACCTACAAGATCTACATTTTCAAGGTTCTGAAGCAAGTTCATCCTGACATCGGAATCTCTAGCAAGGCCATGGGGATTATGAACAGTTTCATCAACGACATTTTCGAGAAGCTCGCTCAAGAATCTTCTAGACTCGCGAGGTATAACAAGAAACCAACCATTACTTCGAGGGAGATTCAAACCGCTGTGAGACTCGTGCTTCCCGGTGAACTTGCCAAGCATGCCGTTTCGGAAGGGACTAAAGCTGTCACTAAGTTTACAAGTTCTTGA
- the LOC140181809 gene encoding uncharacterized protein yields the protein MCSKTAQSMQWHASAEKKDSKMRHPRDFEAWKTFDLLHDKFAEDPRNVRLGLAADGFNPFGALRTNYSVWPVVLIPYNRPPWECMKPTSLILSMIIPGEKMPGNNIDVYLQPLIKELKELWHDGVQTLDRFKNEMFTLRAALIWTISDFSGLGNLSGWNVHSKYACPTCNFNTDSYRLKHGGKWCFLGHRRFLEKGHKFRLSRAKFNGKVELRDSPVALTGSEILEQLEGINVSFGKELQASKGKRTRRKVVEEDDESGMWRKKRIFFDLPYWESNLLRHNLDVMHIEKNVCDNVLYTFLNETGRSKDNLKARKDLKEMGIRKDLWPDENGRYHPSLFTMSNSMKDIFLRTIKNIRVPDGLSSNISRCLT from the coding sequence ATGTGTTCTAAGACTGCACAATCAATGCAATGGCATGCTTCGGCAGAAAAGAAAGATTCGAAGATGAGGCATCCGCGGGATTTTGAAGCTTGGAAGACATTCGATTTACTTCATGATAAGTTTGCCGAAGATCCTCGAAATGTACGTCTTGGTCTTGCAGCTGATGGATTCAACCCTTTTGGAGCTTTGCGTACAAACTATAGCGTTTGGCCAGTGGTGCTTATTCCATACAATCGACCTCCATGGGAGTGCATGAAGCCAACATCACTTATCTTGTCAATGATTATTCCTGGAGAGAAAATGCCGGGGAACAACATAGACGTATACTTACAACCTCTTATCAAAGAGTTAAAAGAGTTGTGGCATGATGGTGTTCAAACATTAGATAGGTTCAAGAATGAAATGTTTACATTGCGAGCAGCATTAATATGGACAATTAGTGATTTTTCAGGCCTTGGTAACCTATCTGGGTGGAACGTACACAGTAAATATGCTTGTCCCACATGTAACTTCAACACTgattcatatagattaaagcatggTGGAAAATGGTGTTTTTTGGGGCATCGCCGTTTCTTAGAAAAGGGTCATAAGTTTAGGCTAAGTCGTGCAAAATTTAATGGAAAAGTTGAGTTGAGGGATTCCCCAGTAGCACTAACAGGGTCAGAAATATTGGAACAACTTGAAGGCATCAATGTTTCATTCGGGAAGGAACTACAGGCAAGTAAAGGTAAGAGGACTCGACGAAAAGTtgttgaagaagatgatgaatcggGGATGTGGAGGAAGAAAAGAATATTTTTTGATCTTCCTTATTGGGAGTCTAACTTATTGCGCCACAATCTAGATGTTATGCATATTGAAAAGAATGTTTGCGACAATGTGTTATACACCTTTCTCAATGAGACTGGAAGGTCAAAGGATAATCTCAAAGCTCGTAAGGATCTTAAAGAAATGGGTATAAGAAAAGATTTATGGCCAGATGAAAATGGGAGATATCATCCATCTTTGTTCACAATGTCAAATTCTATGAAAGATATATTCTTGCGTACTATAAAGAATATTAGAGTACCAGATGGTCTCTCGAGTAATATTTCACGGTGTTTGACCTGA